A window from Pseudomonas alloputida encodes these proteins:
- a CDS encoding SDR family oxidoreductase, translating to MSDLSVMVVGCGDVGGRLAKQMLAKGWQVSGLRRSVGQLPAGVQPVAADLAEPSIPQAWPQGPLDYLVYCVAASQHDEAGYQAAYVDGLRHVLAWLAERGQRPRRLLFVSSSSVYAQKGGEWIEEGAATEPEGYSGRVMLEAERLALASGIPASVVRLTGIYGPGREWLLSQVRQGYRVAEEPPLYGNRIHAEDAASLLAFLLQADADGKALDDCYIGVDDDPAPLADVVAWLRAYMGVTEWSDEQRVRRTGSKRCSNARARALGWAPVYPSYKEGYAAILAGKA from the coding sequence ATGTCAGACCTTTCCGTGATGGTGGTGGGTTGTGGTGATGTGGGTGGGCGTCTGGCCAAGCAGATGCTGGCTAAAGGCTGGCAGGTGAGCGGCCTGCGCCGTTCTGTTGGTCAGCTGCCCGCAGGGGTTCAGCCGGTTGCCGCAGATTTGGCCGAACCGTCGATACCGCAGGCCTGGCCACAGGGCCCGCTGGACTACCTTGTGTACTGCGTGGCGGCCAGCCAGCACGATGAGGCGGGTTACCAAGCAGCCTATGTCGATGGTTTGCGCCATGTGTTGGCCTGGTTGGCCGAGCGTGGCCAGCGCCCGCGTCGCCTGCTGTTCGTCTCAAGCAGCAGTGTGTATGCGCAGAAAGGCGGCGAGTGGATAGAGGAGGGCGCTGCCACCGAGCCTGAGGGCTATTCCGGGCGTGTGATGCTGGAGGCTGAACGGTTGGCACTGGCCAGCGGCATCCCGGCGAGCGTGGTCCGCCTGACCGGTATCTATGGCCCAGGGCGCGAGTGGTTGCTGAGCCAGGTGCGTCAGGGTTACCGCGTTGCCGAGGAGCCGCCGCTGTATGGCAACCGCATTCATGCCGAAGATGCCGCCAGCCTGCTGGCGTTTCTGCTGCAGGCCGATGCTGATGGCAAGGCTCTGGACGACTGCTACATTGGCGTTGATGACGACCCGGCGCCGCTGGCCGATGTGGTGGCCTGGCTGCGGGCCTACATGGGGGTTACCGAATGGTCCGATGAGCAGCGGGTGCGACGCACTGGTAGCAAGCGTTGCAGCAATGCCCGGGCGCGGGCGCTGGGTTGGGCGCCGGTATATCCGAGCTACAAGGAAGGCTACGCCGCCATCCTGGCAGGAAAAGCCTAG